The following are encoded in a window of Vigna unguiculata cultivar IT97K-499-35 chromosome 8, ASM411807v1, whole genome shotgun sequence genomic DNA:
- the LOC114194081 gene encoding rust resistance kinase Lr10-like: MRNSLVTMRRERALFLLLLLLLLLHHICASKAHKKHRCFPSSCGKITNISYPFRLNGDPEKCGEERYELGCENNVTLLYMNSEEFHVEAINYKNYTVRVVDPALQLHNCSSHPLRSLSRSNFSDSYTYTYSLDPYQAGLSSYENRESLIFEHIVFLSCNHSVRENGKYLKTEECVKWDSKGYAYAVVGDLKAEDLEVGCDIKLVVPTSLRTFNNHSYTSMHNSLAYGFEISWIKLACQNCPLRFCYFDSASQKLGCRPFYTSLACSLAWAYKILFGLPFLIVIFICKWRKRHASTYANIENYLEQNHLAPIRYSYKEIKKMTGGFKEKLGEGGFGFVFKAKLRSGPFVAIKMLGKSKGNGQDFINEVATIGRIHHQNVVQLIGFCASGSKRALVYEFMSNGSLDKLIFSRAGSIDLSYKKIHNISIGVARGIAYLHHGCEMQILHFDIKPHNILLDENFIPKVSDFGLAKLYPIDSSIVTMTTTRGTIGYMAPELFYNNVGGISHKADVYSFGMLLMEMASKRNNLNPHVEYSSQLYFPLWIYNHIREEEDIDIKDLTKEEKIIAKKLIIVALWCIQLKPNDRPSMNKVVEMLEGGVEDLEIPPKPTLFPDETSLEDQTTSSI; this comes from the exons ATGAGAAACAGTTTGGTGACGATGCGGAGAGAGAGGGCATTGTTCCTGCTACTGCTACTGCTACTTCTACTCCATCATATTTGTGCTTCCAAGGCCCACAAAAAACACCGTTGTTTTCCTTCTTCCTGTGGAAAAATCACCAACATCAGTTATCCATTTCGATTAAACGGCGACCCAGAGAAGTGTGGTGAGGAAAGGTATGAGCTTGGTTGTGAAAATAATGTTACGCTGTTGTATATGAACTCAGAAGAATTCCATGTGGAGGCAATAAACTACAAGAACTACACGGTGAGAGTGGTTGATCCTGCACTTCAACTCCACAATTGCTCATCCCATCCTCTGCGTTCCCTCTCTCGCTCCAATTTCTCTGATAGTTACACTTACACTTACTCTTTGGATCCATACCAAGCCGGTCTAAGTTCGTATGAAAATCGGGAATCTCTGATTTTCGAGCATATAGTGTTTCTGAGTTGTAACCATTCGGTGAGAGAGAATGGGAAGTATCTGAAAACAGAAGAGTGCGTGAAGTGGGACTCAAAGGGATATGCATATGCTGTTGTTGGTGACTTAAAAGCAGAGGACTTGGAAGTTGGGTGTGACATAAAGCTTGTTGTTCCAACATCTTTGAGGACTTTCAATAACCATTCCTACACTTCCATGCACAACAGCTTGGCCTATGGATTTGAGATTTCTTGGATAAAACTCGCCTGCCAGAATTGTCCACTTAGATTCTGCTATTTCGACTCTGCGAGCCAGAAACTTGGTTGCCGACC TTTTTATACTTCTCTCGCATGTTCTCTCGCATGGGCTTACAAAATTTTGTTCGGATTGCCATTCTTAATTGtgatttttatatgtaaatggaGGAAAAGACATGCATCAACATATGCAAATATTGAAAACTACCTTGAACAAAATCATTTGGCACCTATTAGATATTCATACAAGGAAATTAAGAAGATGACCGGAGGTTTTAAAGAGAAGTTAGGTGAAGGAGGATTTGGCTTTGTCTTTAAGGCAAAGTTGCGGAGCGGACCTTTTGTGGCAATCAAAATGTTAGGTAAATCTAAAGGAAATGGACAAGATTTTATAAACGAAGTTGCAACCATTGGAAGGATACATCATCAAAATGTGGTACAATTAATTGGATTTTGTGCTAGTGGCTCAAAGCGTGCTCTTGTTTATGAATTCATGTCCAATGGATCTCTTGATAAACTTATATTTTCAAGGGCTGGAAGTATAGATTTAAGCTATaagaaaatacataatatatcaATTGGAGTGGCTCGTGGGATTGCTTATCTCCATCATGGGTGTGAGATGCAGATTTTGCATTTCGATATCAAACCCCATAACATCTTACTCGATGAAAACTTTATCCCAAAGGTTTCTGACTTTGGATTAGCAAAGCTATATCCAATAGATAGTAGCATTGTCACAATGACGACAACAAGAGGAACTATTGGATATATGGCTCCAGAATTGTTTTACAATAATGTTGGAGGAATATCTCATAAAGCTGATGTCTATAGCTTCGGAATGTTATTGATGGAGATGGCAAGCAAAAGGAATAATCTAAATCCCCATGTAGAATACTCAAGTCAACTTTACTTTCCCCTTTGGATCTATAATCATATTAGAGAAGAGGAAGATATAGATATAAAAGATTTGACTAAAGAGGAAAAGATAATAGCAAAAAAACTTATCATAGTTGCTCTTTGGTGCATACAATTGAAACCAAACGATCGTCCTTCAATGAACAAAGTAGTGGAAATGCTTGAGGGAGGCGTTGAGGACTTGGAAATTCCTCCAAAACCTACTTTATTTCCTGATGAAACGAGTTTAGAGGATCAAACAACTAGCTCTATCTAA